The Patescibacteria group bacterium DNA segment TGGCTGTATCAACCAAAAACCATAGTAATATATTACCATGGTTTCCGGTTTATCGCAATTTTACGACAAATTTTTAGAGTTTGAGGTCATCGACAGCGTCTCGCGAAGTAGTGTCGGTTGATCTCTGGTGGGGTTGTCTGCCACCTTCTGGCTCTTCAATCTTCAGGTTTACCCGAGCGTTGTTTTTTGCGCCAACAACCCGAAGTAAAGTTCGAAGAGAGCGAGCGTTTTGGCCAGAACGACCAATAACTTGGCCCATGTCCTCTGGGTTGACCTTAAGGGTGATTAAAACTCCCATTTCGTCAACCTTGCGGTCTGTTGAGACATCCTCTGGGTGATCAACCAATTCTTTGATTACATACTCAACAAATTGTTGATCTGATGAAACTTTCGCTACCATATCTTTAGTTCTCGCATCGTCCATCCACTAAAAGTAGACGGATCTCTTAACTTGTTAATCTACCAGCCATTCGACCATTTGATACCGTTTTTTAACCAGCTGGTTTTCTACAATTTTTGCATTGTAGATTATATTTATTATAGCATATCAATGGGATCTGTCAAGGACAAGAGCTACATCAAAAACCTCAACCCCAGAACCACGTCTTTGCCAAACTTATTATTAAGTTTGCCGATAATTTTCCTTTCTCTTAATTTTATCTCTTGAGCTAAGGTAGAGTTTAAAACAGCAATTGTTAATGTGTTGTTTTGAAAATACATAGCTTTAACCTGATTCAATATTTGGGGGCTGAAAACATGTTTAATTAAATTATCAAATTCACTACAAATCAAACTCGCTTCAACTTGCCGTGAAAGCCCAGCCCTTTTAATTGATTTAGGTAAAAGCTTACCAATTAACTGAAACGACATTAGGTGTTCTTGTGTTTTAATGATTTAATGTTTTTATGCTTTAATGACTTACTGCTTTATCGGCATAATAACATATAAATAACTTTCGTCTTCAATGGGTTTTATTAGGCCCGGACTATTACTGTCAATAATTTCAAGGGTGGCCTGTTCTGTTCCTATGTTTTGTAGGCCATCAAGCAGGTAGTGATAATTAAACGTAATAGTGTTTTCTTCACCGGTGGTGTCTGATTTTAGCCGAGCAATATTTTCACCTGTTTGGGAATTAACCGAAGAAACCACTAATTGATTCTTGGAAGGAATAAATTTTAAGTTAACATCGTTCATCCCAGACTGAGCAAATAAACTTGCCCCCTTGACCGCTATAATTAGATCGCTGGTATTAATAATTGTTTTAGTTTTGAAATTCTCGGGAATAATCTGTTTATAGTCTGGGTATTTACCAGAAATAATTCTTGATATTAATTCTGTTTCACTAACAGAAAATAGAATCTGGTTCTCGGAGAAATAAATCTCCACCTCTTCACTTGTATCATCTTGGTCCAATACCCGGGTTAATTCCTGAAGGGTGGCGTGGGGTACTATAACCTGTTGTTCTGAAAGGGAGTCTTGGTTGGTCTTCTCCGCATACTTAAAACCTAATGATTTTTCTGCTAAACGATAACTGTCTGTTCCCACGATAAAAAACTTACTTTTGTCCTTATTACCATTAAAATATAATAAAGCGCCGCTAATCTCTGGCCTGGTTTCATTGGGAATAATTGTAAAAGCAACTTGGCTAATAACTTGTTTTAGTTCGTCTTTTTTACAAATACAGCCTTTTTCTTTTTCAACCCCGGGAATAATTGGAAAATCTGTCGCCTCAACGACTTTTATCTTTGTTTTTTGATTTTCACAAGAAATTAGTAAATCGTTTTTCTCCAGGTTAAGATTAATCTGCTTGTTTGGTAAAAGGTTGATATAATTAGCAAAGAGTTGGGCTGGGACAGTGATCCTCCCCTCCTCTTCAACCTTTCCTCGAATCACGGTCTGGATGCCAATTTCTAAATTTGTTGTTTTTAAATTAATGTGGCTTTTAGCAACCTCTAAAAGAACATTGCTTAAAATGGGCAGAGTAGTATTACCTCCACTCGCTATTCTGCTAACTAAAGATAACCCTTTGTTTAAGTTTTCCTGAAGGCATGAAAATTTCATGTGATTATTATTAATAAATTAGTTATATATAAATAGTGGTGATAGTGGTAGGCTTGTGGATTATCTAAGTTTATATTATTAATTTTTAAATGTAAAGCCCTATTTGCGGTGCCTGGGGTGGGGGCAGTTGAGTGAGTAAAAAGAGAGGGTTGTTGACCAGGGGTTGTTAACTTGGTGATAGCCATGGTCAATAGTGTGTGTAAAAAGTTATTAAATAAACAAATCCCACAGGCAGGGATTTTATTTTTGGTTTTTATTAAAGTTTTACTAACAGGTTAAAACCCCCTTTTAATAATTTGACAACAGGATATTAACACCCAAAACCTAAATCTATGAATTTATTTACATCTATTATAATTAATTAGATTGCGTCTTTCGAAACCACAAGCTAATCCTTTTTATTTTACTAAGACATTCTTTCCGGGCATCTGTTAGTTGGATGAAAAGTAATGTCCAGCCGGCATAATAAAAAACCGAAAGAAGTGAACCCACTAAAGCGCTAATCAACAAAACAACAAAAAGCGCGGCTGATAAAAGGCTTTGAAAAAGAGCCCCCTGGGTTACTAATAGGGTGATAATAAAAGGCAAGCTAAAAGCGTAAAACGAAAGGGAAGCTAAAATACCGTTAATTATAAGGCTAATTATAAATAAAACAAAACCATACTCCAAACTAATAAGCCAGTTTTTTTTAAAAAGCTGAACTCCATTTTTAATAGCCGTAATAATCGGTTGATTACTGATAATAATATAACGGCTGGCAAACTGCATAATAAAACTTAATAAAACAATGAAGAAAATTAAAGCCGCAAGGAGTAAGACGCCCACTGGTAGCAAAATGGGCGTATTTTTAACAAGAGTGAGCACTAAGATATCTAAACCACCCAAAAATACCAGAACAGCAATAATTAATTGGAAAACAACATTTAAACCAACAATCCTCCAAAAACAACCCCTATCGACCCTTATAATACTTTTGAAACCCACAGGCTCCTTTTTCTCAATTCGCTCCGCGCTTTTAATCAAGATAATTTGAGAAAAAACAACCAGTGTGATAAACATAACAGCCAAAACGATTACCAAACCAGCAATCAAGAAAAGGTTAAGGAGATTTGAATTAAAAATGGCAAAGAAATTCATAGCCAGACCCGCCCTAAAAACACTTATCACGTTGTCAGTCAGGGTGTTTTGTTCACCTAATTTTTTTATTTGAGAAATAATAAAATTATACTCTCCCCCGCTACCAGCCAAAGCAGTAAAAAAACCAAAAAGCCATAACAGCCGGTAGCGCCAAGTAATACCCAGGGCGCGTTTTAAAATTGGACGATATAAAGCTTGCATGGGTTGATTAGAATTTAGAGGTTAGAATTTGGAATCCAGAACACCGCGCCGAACCCCACACCCCACATTTAAAATTCCAGACTCTAATATAAGTATAAAACAAAAAAAGTTCTTTGGCAAGGAAGTTTAACTTTTGACAAAGACAATATATTGTAGTAAGATGTAGCATTCTCCAAGAAGCAAGCTCAACAGACAACCACAAACCAAAAAGGAGGAGTAAGTGGAAAGAAAAAAGAGAACATGGGAAACAAAGGAGAAGGTGTGTGGATTTCATCGAAAAAAGCAAAGACCATGGTTTT contains these protein-coding regions:
- the dnaN gene encoding DNA polymerase III subunit beta, which encodes MKFSCLQENLNKGLSLVSRIASGGNTTLPILSNVLLEVAKSHINLKTTNLEIGIQTVIRGKVEEEGRITVPAQLFANYINLLPNKQINLNLEKNDLLISCENQKTKIKVVEATDFPIIPGVEKEKGCICKKDELKQVISQVAFTIIPNETRPEISGALLYFNGNKDKSKFFIVGTDSYRLAEKSLGFKYAEKTNQDSLSEQQVIVPHATLQELTRVLDQDDTSEEVEIYFSENQILFSVSETELISRIISGKYPDYKQIIPENFKTKTIINTSDLIIAVKGASLFAQSGMNDVNLKFIPSKNQLVVSSVNSQTGENIARLKSDTTGEENTITFNYHYLLDGLQNIGTEQATLEIIDSNSPGLIKPIEDESYLYVIMPIKQ
- a CDS encoding UPF0182 family protein, giving the protein MQALYRPILKRALGITWRYRLLWLFGFFTALAGSGGEYNFIISQIKKLGEQNTLTDNVISVFRAGLAMNFFAIFNSNLLNLFLIAGLVIVLAVMFITLVVFSQIILIKSAERIEKKEPVGFKSIIRVDRGCFWRIVGLNVVFQLIIAVLVFLGGLDILVLTLVKNTPILLPVGVLLLAALIFFIVLLSFIMQFASRYIIISNQPIITAIKNGVQLFKKNWLISLEYGFVLFIISLIINGILASLSFYAFSLPFIITLLVTQGALFQSLLSAALFVVLLISALVGSLLSVFYYAGWTLLFIQLTDARKECLSKIKRISLWFRKTQSN
- a CDS encoding DUF721 domain-containing protein, with amino-acid sequence MSFQLIGKLLPKSIKRAGLSRQVEASLICSEFDNLIKHVFSPQILNQVKAMYFQNNTLTIAVLNSTLAQEIKLRERKIIGKLNNKFGKDVVLGLRFLM
- a CDS encoding KH domain-containing protein, with amino-acid sequence MVAKVSSDQQFVEYVIKELVDHPEDVSTDRKVDEMGVLITLKVNPEDMGQVIGRSGQNARSLRTLLRVVGAKNNARVNLKIEEPEGGRQPHQRSTDTTSRDAVDDLKL